The genomic segment tcatacaggtttggaacgacatgggagtgagtaaatgatgacagaacgaTCATTCACGAATTAATAAACCCTGTAATGCATCTTACCTTACTGTAACACAGATAGTATCCTGACTTGAGTGCAAACCCTCGGATGAAGTTAGCGGAGGCTCCATCTTCAGTCTGAGtgatctacacacacacaacagagtgtaacagagttaatatatatatatatataacagagtTAATGACACTGTCAGAGGCAGATGGCCATGTGACTGCAGGCGTGTGTGTCTGTATTGTTTACCAGGCTGTATTGACCGGGGCAGGTGGTGGTGTTTGACGCCCAGGCCACTGCAGTGATGGGCCTGCTGAAGCCACTGGACGACTCGAACACAGACATCTACACACAGACAGATCAGGAGGATTCAGTACTGATGACACACTGCTCACGGTCACAGAACAACAGCAGATATGACATGATTACACAGACATGTGTGACCCTAAAGCAGAGAAGCAGTTATAACTAGTATGGGTCAGAATTATACTTTTTTCTCTTATGCCGAAAATCATTAAGATGTTAAGTACagatcatgttacatgaagatatATATTGTAAATGTCATACTGTAAATACGTCACAACTTCAttcttgattagtaatatgcatctcAATGTTTTGATAGTTGTATTTCAACCAAATATAAGACTAACTAAATATAGACTAAATATTAGACAAAaataaggttttgtggtccagggtcagacagaaatatacagatagatagacagatagatagatgtcaAGTGAACTTCTCTCAGTTAATCACACTGTTAATACTCATTAAATGAAGTGTTTATCAGCTGTTATCATCTCGACGCAGCAGTTATTTCCTCAGTTATTAGTTTAAAACACACGCTATAATCAGCATTAACATCAGCATTTACACTTTAATTGATTATAAATAGCTTTAATAAACACGTGAGGCTGAAAACAGTACTTACAGGCTGATGGTTATGAAGTTTTTTCTCGTTTCCAAAACACGAAACTGACCTGAACTCACTGCCGCGATTAGAGAACAGGAAGCAGTGATAGACTACGACTCCCGTCATGCTCCGCGGCGACGTCACAGCGGACCGCGCATGCTCAGTGGGATTTATCGTTTACTGGTTGTCAAAATCGGGCTGGTGGCAGAAAAGCTTTAGATTAGTATCAAGTTAGTCATCTATATATTCTTTAAGAGTggtcattatttttcaaattcagTTACATAGAAACGTTTGGTCTAAGTTGAATTCAACTGTGTTACCACAGAGGCTACGTTTATGAGAGAGTTTCTACATTTATTCTACATTCTATTTTCACAACAAATAACGTTGAGAACTTATCTAaatgaaaatgtgcattaaatagCAGGAGTGTATGGAGATTTTCTCTGAACTCATCACTGCCACCTACAAACACAACCAGCATTTACAATATAAGATCGATACTTGaaataatatactatataaaaGAGCAATACTTCTCCTTTTCTAGTGGTTTAACGTAACTGAAacgaaaaattaaataaaaattaatgcagaaaaatataatggaattttaaataaataatatgtaaaaaacaaaaacacaaaaaatgactaaaacttttaaaaatagaaaataccaAATAGAATATTACCAAAAACTACAATAGTGCCAATCAGTCATAACAAAATAACACTGAACAgcaaacatgaataaatgaaagGTAAAATTAATTGTGAGTAATATAATAATgagataaaatgttatatttcttaATCTGCTAATTCCATATTGCTTTATTTTTGCTTTACATTTGGTCAGTTTCTTTTAATAAATATGGCACTTGCCATAATAATCCCCAGTTTCTCTACAATACTATACACAAAACAActgacacatttatttatttatttttgtgaaattgtATGTACATACAGAAGTGCATTTCACAACAGTTGCTGGTTTTTCACAAATAATCTCTCAGAAATTGAAGATGCATATGTGACCCTTAaccacaaaaccagccataagGGTCAatgttttgaaattgagatttttacatcatctgaataaataatatttccattgatgaatggtttgttaggatatgacattatttgtctgagatacaactatttgaaaatctggaatctgaggccgcaaaaaaagtctaaatattgagaaaatctcatcttttgtgctccagggtcacatatttgcatattttgagttttttctTCTCTAAGAGGGAAGGTGAGTGGAAGTTGGCATGCGTGGCTCATGCAGGATCAGGGTGTCTGGAGTCAGTCGGTGGAGTTTGCGCGGCGTGTCCTGATGAAGTGCAGCAGCGTGATGTCGTACAGCACCTGGTGTCCATTGTTCCAGGTGTAGAGCGCTCTGACGCGTGGGTTGTAGTCCAGCATGGAGATGTGTGAGTACTGGTTGTGGAAGGCGATGTCGGTGTACTCGTACGAGGCTGAGGCCGTGTGGAAGGTAAAGTGCACTTTAGCTCCAGCCAGGTGTGAGTTGGTGACGTAGAGTGAGCCGCAGATGAGGAAAGCCTCTCCGGCGCTGCGCTTGGAGAAACCTGTGTCCCAGGAGCGCAGCACCTCCAGCGAGTCGGGATGCAGCCGGCTCAGCAGCATGTTCCCACCGCGGCCAATGCTGGAGTACACAGCCCACAGCCCCATCTCATCGGCCATCAGGTCGATGTCGGACGAGCCGCCCCACGAGTACGGGAAGGTGTTGTTGAacccggcctgagcgagcggacgCTGCTGCAAAACACCACCAGACGCCAGATCGTAGCGCACCAGCATGTTACTGTGGTGTTTGTTATAGTACAGAGAGCCATTATACACCACATGACCCGTACCTGAgagacacaagcacacacacaaggAAAATCACTTCTGACAGGTGTAAAGATATTAAAAAACATACTTGCAACATATTATCTTAAAATTCAGACTTCCCCCccctgaattctgagtttacatctcacagacTTTTTCTTCCATTTCTGAGCTTACATGATGTAgttgtaatattattagaaattctGATTTAATATGCTGCAATTcacatttttttcttgtaatcctgagtttaaatctcagaattctgactttttcataGTTCTGAGCTTTTAAATTTTtgatttaaatctcacaattctgacttttcttttaATTGAGTTTgcatatcacaattctgacttttcttgtaGTTCTGTTTAcatgtcacaattctgactttttcttgtaGTTCTGGGTTTAAATATCATGATTCTGACTTTATACTTGTAATTGAGTTTgcatatcacaattctgacttttcttgtaGTTCTGGGTTTACATATCATAATTCTTAGTTTATTcctgtaattctgagtttacatatcacaattctgactttattctttTAATTCTGAGTTTGCATGTAGTTCTGGGTTTAAATATCATGATTcttactttattcttgtaattctgagtttaaatatcacaattctgactttttcttgtaGTTCTGAGTTtacatatcacaattctgactttattcttttaattctgagtttgcatatcacaattctgactttattcttttaattctgagtttgcatatcacaattctgacttttcttgtaGTTCTGGGTTTAAATATCATGATTcttactttattcttgtaattctgagtttaaatatcacaattctgactttttcttgtaGTTTGAGTTTACatttcataattctgactttattcttttaattctgagtttgcatatcacaattctgacttttcttgcaGTTCTGGGTTTACATATCATAATTcttactttattcttgtaattctgagttgaCAGGTGTAAAGATATTAAAAAACATACTTGCAACATATTATCTTAAAATTCAGACTTCCCCCccctgaattctgagtttacatctcacagacTTTTTCTTCCATTTCTGAGCTTACATGATGTAgttgtaatattattagaaattctGATTTAATATGCTGCAATTcacatttttttcttgtaatcctgagtttaaatctcagaattctgactttttcataGTTCTGAGCTTTTAAATTTTtgatttaaatctcacaattctgacttttcttttaATTGAGTTTgcatatcacaattctgacttttcttttaATTGAGTTTGcatgtcacaattctgacttttcttgtaGTTCTGGGTTTACATATCATAGTTCTTAGTTTATTcctgtaattctgagtttacatatcacaattctgactttattcttttaattctgagtttgcatatcacaattctgacttttcttgtaGTTCTGGGTTTAAATATCATGATTcttactttattcttgtaattctgagtttaaatatcacaattctgactttttcttgtaGTTCTGAGTTTACATATCACAATTATGTCTTTATTcttttaattctgagtttacatctcaccaTTCTTAATTAAGTCACACTGacctttttcatatttttttccatattggaAACAAAGTCCCATAACAAGCAGGAGTTATTTGGGTTTGCAATGCCAAATCAGTAGTTGTAGTGTTGGAAATGAAGACAgtctgtgttttgtttgtttattgttagtGGATCACATGATTCTCTGTGAATATCACTGAAAGTGTGATAGAATCGCATTCACACCTGCCCATGGGTGAGGAAGATGATGGACGATGAAGTTCTGTCCAGTAGCAAAGTCACCGAGAGACTGATACTCCACCAGACGCCTGCCTTTAAAATAACCATCCATCacccacacctacacacacacaccaaacagatCAGGAacattatcattaattaaaactaaaattattaaactaaAGCTTATTTTTGTTGCTtgaaataaactttaactgaaataaaaattatgaaccaAGTTAACCTTATGTActtaaacaattaaaacaaataaactaaaacttaacaaaaactatatagagatatttttttaaaagaataatatgccactataatttatgtttattatatacttatatttttcATTGCTGCCCTTTTTTCATATTCTAAATTCAATTTTGTcgatttattttacagaaaataccaTATAAGCATCACAGAAGTGCTTCTCAACCAGAGAAATTTCGAAATCAGCAAGTGAACTTAAAATGACTTCAGCTAAAACAACTAAATATTAAGATCTGTCTTTTGTCTTTGAAGAACCAAGATCTTGTGGTCTTGGAAAACCTGGACATATGAGGAAGCCtcattttaaaaaactaatttcgAGACTTGATAATTGATGGAAATGAATAAAATCTGAGAACTCCATTAGAATTGTTATAatgattatacattttattagcaTGCCAACCTCTGTTTATCAGATTGAAATTGTAAGTAAAAATTCCTATCCCTACAGTAAATCATGTATAACTGGGAACATCATGGGTTCTTCAAATAGTGTTGTGATGGGCCTTGGAGTCTAAAAGGTCAAGAAGAgcagctgtgtgtatgtgtgtctttggGATGAGAGCTCCTGCATACGCGGTTGTCTGTGCTGTCGACCAGACTGTCCATCATCCATGATCCGAAGCGTGAGCCTGAAGATCTGATGGTGAGTGGAGCACTGATGCCCGTCAGCTGGCCACAACCTGACAACACAAAGACTGCAGTGATCGATAATGCTTCGATGATGAAGATGCTAATGATGATGCTGGTGTTGATTATGATACTGTAAGGATGATTATGCTGAtactgtgatgatgatgatgatagtaataatgatgatgatgtagCTGTGATGATGTTGGCAAtgatactgctgctgctgctgatgatgctgtgatgatgatgatgatgattgtaCTAATGATAATgctgtgatgatgatggtgggaatgatactgctgctgctgctgtggtgATGCTGATTATGATGGTAATAAagatgctgatgctgatgctgtGATGCtgctgttgatgatgatgatgctgataaTAATGGTAAAAAAGATGATGCTGATGATAGTTATAAAGATTATGATGCTGATAATAATGGTAAAAAAGATGATGCTGATGATAGTAATAAAGATGCTGCTTCTGCTGATGATGCTGTGGTGATGCTGATTATGATGGTAATAAAGATGATGATGCTGATAATAATGGTAAAAAAGATGATGCTGATGATAGTAATAAAGATGCTGCTTCTGCTGATGATGCTGTGGTGATGCTGATTATGATGGTAATAAAGATG from the Carassius carassius chromosome 7, fCarCar2.1, whole genome shotgun sequence genome contains:
- the olfm2b gene encoding noelin-2b isoform X1, producing the protein MSAALLKVGAVLSTMIMVTNWMSQTLPGLVGLDPHIARPGTSEKIISQVSYPGEDEGWQVYGSVQGKCVCSIMTPAHGVCGGDPRHARLQLISDQLLNVSQHMEILSQRTTQDLQRLRDSETLLQTLERRLNTAHEEPHSLSSKSLQELRGSVSQCRPLRVLVGRLRVDVGQLEALKEEMERMNESLSILQEHFTLHHYQQLQQREFILQRHLHSCSSQLGCGQLTGISAPLTIRSSGSRFGSWMMDSLVDSTDNRVWVMDGYFKGRRLVEYQSLGDFATGQNFIVHHLPHPWAGTGHVVYNGSLYYNKHHSNMLVRYDLASGGVLQQRPLAQAGFNNTFPYSWGGSSDIDLMADEMGLWAVYSSIGRGGNMLLSRLHPDSLEVLRSWDTGFSKRSAGEAFLICGSLYVTNSHLAGAKVHFTFHTASASYEYTDIAFHNQYSHISMLDYNPRVRALYTWNNGHQVLYDITLLHFIRTRRANSTD
- the olfm2b gene encoding noelin-2b isoform X2 — encoded protein: MSAALLKVGAVLSTMIMVTNWMSQTLPGLVGLDPHIARPGTSEKIISVSYPGEDEGWQVYGSVQGKCVCSIMTPAHGVCGGDPRHARLQLISDQLLNVSQHMEILSQRTTQDLQRLRDSETLLQTLERRLNTAHEEPHSLSSKSLQELRGSVSQCRPLRVLVGRLRVDVGQLEALKEEMERMNESLSILQEHFTLHHYQQLQQREFILQRHLHSCSSQLGCGQLTGISAPLTIRSSGSRFGSWMMDSLVDSTDNRVWVMDGYFKGRRLVEYQSLGDFATGQNFIVHHLPHPWAGTGHVVYNGSLYYNKHHSNMLVRYDLASGGVLQQRPLAQAGFNNTFPYSWGGSSDIDLMADEMGLWAVYSSIGRGGNMLLSRLHPDSLEVLRSWDTGFSKRSAGEAFLICGSLYVTNSHLAGAKVHFTFHTASASYEYTDIAFHNQYSHISMLDYNPRVRALYTWNNGHQVLYDITLLHFIRTRRANSTD